Proteins from one Streptomyces genisteinicus genomic window:
- a CDS encoding TetR/AcrR family transcriptional regulator, whose protein sequence is MGTTRQPRRGDTRQRIQDVALELFGEQGYEKTSLREIAEALDVTKAALYYHFRTKEDILISLFRDLTRPMDDLLVWGREQPRTLETKTEVLRRYYDALNAAAPLFRFMQENQAAMRELSIGESFKDRMIAMLALFQEDDAEMVDRVRCISALFTLHASMYALKDVEGAPEEKREAVLEVALGLISQAHHGRG, encoded by the coding sequence ATGGGCACCACACGGCAGCCGCGCCGGGGCGACACCCGGCAGCGCATCCAGGACGTGGCCCTGGAGCTGTTCGGTGAGCAGGGGTACGAGAAGACGTCGCTCCGCGAGATCGCCGAGGCCCTCGACGTCACCAAGGCGGCGCTCTACTACCACTTCCGGACCAAGGAGGACATCCTCATCAGCCTCTTCCGGGACCTCACCCGCCCCATGGACGACCTGCTGGTGTGGGGGCGGGAGCAGCCGCGCACCCTGGAGACCAAGACGGAGGTGCTGCGGCGCTACTACGACGCGCTGAACGCGGCGGCCCCCCTGTTCCGCTTCATGCAGGAGAACCAGGCGGCGATGCGCGAGCTGAGCATCGGCGAGAGCTTCAAGGACCGCATGATCGCGATGCTGGCGCTCTTCCAGGAGGACGACGCCGAGATGGTGGACCGGGTGCGGTGCATCTCGGCGCTCTTCACGCTGCACGCGTCGATGTACGCCCTGAAAGACGTCGAGGGCGCCCCGGAGGAGAAGCGTGAAGCCGTCCTCGAGGTCGCCCTCGGTCTGATCAGCCAGGCGCATCACGGCCGGGGCTGA
- a CDS encoding A/G-specific adenine glycosylase, producing the protein MTATHSSQTSPATDPAALHLPVIAWFEQHARDLPWRRPEAGAWGVMVSEFMLQQTPVNRVLPVYEQWLARWPRPADLAAEAPGEAVRAWGRLGYPRRALRLHGAAQAIAERHGGEVPRDHAQLLALPGIGEYTAAAVASFAYGQRHAVLDTNVRRVFARAATGVQYPPNATTAAERRLARALLPEEESTAARWAAASMELGALVCTARNEECGRCPIAARCAWRLAGKPAHDGPARRGQTYAGTDRQVRGRLLAVLREALTPVPQSALDAVWHDPVQRGRALDGLVSDGLVEPLDGGRYRLPAGRPADDA; encoded by the coding sequence ATGACTGCGACCCACTCATCCCAGACGTCCCCCGCCACCGACCCCGCCGCTCTCCATCTGCCGGTGATCGCCTGGTTCGAGCAGCACGCCCGCGATCTGCCCTGGCGCCGCCCCGAAGCCGGCGCCTGGGGTGTGATGGTCAGCGAGTTCATGCTGCAGCAGACCCCGGTGAACCGGGTGCTGCCCGTGTACGAGCAGTGGCTGGCCCGCTGGCCCCGCCCCGCCGACCTGGCGGCCGAGGCGCCGGGCGAGGCCGTCCGCGCATGGGGCCGGCTCGGCTATCCGCGCCGGGCGCTGCGCCTGCACGGCGCCGCCCAGGCGATAGCGGAACGGCACGGCGGCGAGGTGCCGCGCGACCACGCCCAGCTGCTCGCCCTGCCGGGCATCGGCGAGTACACGGCGGCGGCGGTCGCCTCGTTCGCGTACGGACAACGGCATGCGGTGCTCGACACCAATGTGCGCCGGGTGTTCGCCCGGGCCGCCACCGGTGTCCAGTACCCGCCGAACGCGACCACCGCCGCCGAACGCCGCCTCGCGCGGGCGCTGCTCCCCGAGGAGGAGTCGACGGCGGCCCGCTGGGCGGCCGCGTCGATGGAGCTGGGCGCCCTCGTGTGCACCGCGCGCAACGAGGAGTGCGGGCGCTGCCCCATCGCGGCGCGGTGCGCCTGGCGGCTGGCGGGCAAGCCGGCGCACGACGGACCGGCGCGCCGCGGCCAGACGTACGCGGGCACCGACCGGCAGGTGCGCGGCCGGCTGCTGGCCGTCCTGCGCGAGGCGCTGACGCCGGTGCCGCAGTCGGCGCTGGACGCCGTCTGGCACGACCCGGTGCAGCGCGGGCGTGCGCTGGACGGGCTGGTCTCGGACGGACTGGTCGAGCCGCTGGACGGCGGGCGCTACCGGCTGCCCGCCGGGCGCCCGGCCGACGACGCGTAA
- a CDS encoding MDR family MFS transporter — MFALMIAMLLAMLDNMIVGTAMPTIVGELGGLEHLSWVVTSYTLATAASTPIWGKLGDLYGRKGVFLLSIVVFLIGSVTSGMAQDMGQLIGFRAVQGLGAGGLMVGVMAIIGDLVPPRERGRYQGMMAGIMAVAMIGGPLVGGTITDHLGWRWSFYINLPLGAVALAMVTAVLHLPRKPRSTARIDYLGAALLTVGITAVVLVTTWGGTEYAWTSAVIMELSAIGAASLVGFLFVEARAAEPIVPLHIFRSRNFSLMAVIGFFTGFVMFGAVLFLPLFQQSVQGASATNSGLLLLPMLGAMLVVSMVAGRITTSTGRYRLFPIAGSALMITGLFLLSTMDTGTSRVTSGVYMAVLGAGMGFLMQITMLVAQNSVEMKDMGVASSSATLFRTLGSSFGVAVMGALFTGRVQDEMAARGAAEATAGSAQLDAASLARLPDALREAYESAVASGTHAAFLVGGSVAVVALAASFFVKEVPLRGAGPAEPPSPAGDGTPGKVTERV; from the coding sequence ATGTTCGCGCTGATGATCGCCATGCTGCTGGCGATGCTCGACAACATGATCGTGGGCACCGCGATGCCCACGATCGTCGGCGAGCTCGGCGGACTGGAGCACCTGTCCTGGGTGGTCACCTCCTACACCCTGGCCACGGCCGCCTCCACCCCGATCTGGGGCAAGCTCGGCGACCTCTACGGACGCAAGGGCGTCTTCCTGCTGTCGATCGTCGTCTTCCTGATCGGCTCGGTGACCAGCGGCATGGCCCAGGACATGGGCCAGCTCATCGGCTTCCGCGCGGTCCAGGGCCTCGGCGCGGGCGGTCTCATGGTCGGCGTCATGGCGATCATCGGAGACCTGGTGCCGCCCCGCGAGCGCGGCCGGTACCAGGGCATGATGGCCGGCATCATGGCCGTCGCCATGATCGGCGGGCCGCTGGTCGGCGGCACCATCACCGACCACCTCGGCTGGCGCTGGAGCTTCTACATCAACCTGCCGCTCGGCGCCGTCGCGCTGGCCATGGTCACCGCCGTGCTCCACCTGCCGAGGAAGCCGCGCAGCACCGCCCGGATCGACTACCTGGGCGCCGCGCTGCTCACCGTCGGCATCACCGCCGTCGTGCTCGTCACCACCTGGGGCGGCACCGAGTACGCCTGGACCTCGGCCGTGATCATGGAGCTGTCGGCCATCGGCGCCGCCTCCCTCGTCGGCTTCCTCTTCGTCGAGGCGCGGGCCGCGGAGCCCATCGTGCCGCTGCACATCTTCCGCAGCCGCAACTTCTCGCTGATGGCGGTGATCGGCTTCTTCACCGGCTTCGTGATGTTCGGCGCGGTGCTCTTCCTGCCGCTCTTCCAGCAGTCGGTGCAGGGCGCCTCCGCCACCAACTCCGGACTGCTGCTGCTCCCGATGCTGGGCGCCATGCTCGTCGTCTCGATGGTCGCGGGCCGCATCACCACCAGCACCGGCCGGTACCGCCTCTTCCCCATCGCGGGCAGCGCGCTGATGATCACCGGCCTCTTCCTGCTGTCCACCATGGACACCGGCACCTCGCGCGTCACCTCGGGCGTGTACATGGCCGTACTCGGCGCCGGCATGGGCTTCCTGATGCAGATCACCATGCTGGTCGCGCAGAACAGCGTCGAGATGAAGGACATGGGCGTCGCGTCCTCGTCGGCCACCCTCTTCCGCACCCTCGGCAGCTCCTTCGGCGTCGCCGTCATGGGCGCGCTCTTCACCGGCCGGGTGCAGGACGAGATGGCGGCCCGCGGCGCCGCCGAGGCGACCGCCGGATCCGCCCAGCTGGACGCGGCGAGCCTCGCCCGGCTGCCCGATGCGCTGCGCGAGGCCTACGAGTCCGCCGTCGCCTCCGGCACCCACGCCGCCTTCCTGGTGGGCGGATCGGTGGCGGTCGTCGCGCTCGCGGCCTCCTTCTTCGTCAAGGAGGTGCCGCTGCGCGGCGCCGGCCCCGCCGAGCCGCCGTCGCCCGCGGGCGACGGCACCCCCGGCAAGGTCACCGAGCGGGTCTGA
- the disA gene encoding DNA integrity scanning diadenylate cyclase DisA, giving the protein MAAKDGAAAPGKSGQGTGNEAQIRAALSAVAPGTALRDGLERILRGNTGGLIVLGMDKTVESMCTGGFVLDVEFAATRLRELCKLDGALILDKDISKIHRAGVQLVPDASIPTEETGTRHRTADRVSRQCGFPVVSVSQSMRLIALYVGGERRVLEESAAILSRANQALATLERYKLRLDEVAGTLSALEIEDLVTVRDVTAVAQRLEMVRRIATEIAEYVVELGTDGRLLALQLDELIAGVEPERELVVRDYVPEPTAKRSRTVHEALAELDALSHTELLELPVVARALGYSGSPETLDSAVSPRGYRLLAKVPRLPGAIIERLVEHFGGLQKLLAASVDDLQAVDGVGEARARSVREGLSRLAESSILERYV; this is encoded by the coding sequence GTGGCAGCCAAGGACGGGGCAGCAGCACCCGGAAAGTCCGGCCAAGGCACGGGCAACGAAGCGCAGATCCGTGCCGCCCTGAGCGCGGTCGCCCCGGGCACCGCCCTGCGCGACGGCCTGGAGCGCATCCTGAGGGGGAACACCGGAGGGCTGATCGTCCTCGGCATGGACAAAACCGTCGAGTCCATGTGCACCGGCGGCTTCGTCCTCGACGTGGAGTTCGCCGCGACGAGGCTGCGCGAGCTCTGCAAGCTCGACGGCGCGCTGATCCTCGACAAGGACATCTCCAAGATCCACCGGGCCGGTGTGCAGCTGGTCCCGGACGCGTCCATCCCCACCGAGGAGACCGGCACCCGGCACCGCACCGCGGACCGGGTCTCGCGCCAGTGCGGCTTCCCCGTGGTGTCGGTCTCGCAGTCGATGCGGCTGATCGCGCTGTACGTCGGCGGCGAGCGCCGGGTGCTGGAGGAGTCGGCCGCGATCCTGTCCCGCGCCAATCAGGCGCTGGCCACCCTGGAGCGCTACAAGCTCCGTCTCGACGAGGTCGCCGGCACCCTCTCCGCCCTGGAGATCGAGGACCTGGTCACCGTGCGGGACGTGACCGCGGTCGCGCAGCGGCTGGAGATGGTCCGCAGGATCGCCACGGAGATCGCCGAGTACGTCGTGGAGCTGGGCACGGACGGACGTCTGCTCGCCCTCCAGCTCGACGAGCTGATCGCCGGCGTGGAACCCGAGCGGGAACTGGTCGTCCGCGACTACGTGCCGGAGCCGACGGCGAAGCGCTCCCGGACCGTGCACGAGGCGCTGGCCGAGCTGGACGCCCTGAGCCACACCGAGCTGCTCGAACTTCCGGTGGTCGCGAGGGCCCTGGGCTACAGCGGCTCCCCGGAGACGCTGGACTCCGCGGTGTCGCCGCGCGGCTACCGCCTGCTGGCGAAGGTGCCCAGGCTGCCGGGCGCGATCATCGAGCGCCTCGTCGAGCACTTCGGCGGTCTGCAGAAGCTGCTCGCCGCCAGCGTCGACGACCTCCAGGCCGTGGACGGCGTGGGCGAGGCCCGGGCGCGCAGCGTCCGCGAGGGTCTGTCCCGGCTCGCCGAGTCGTCGATCCTGGAGCGGTACGTCTGA
- the cseB gene encoding two-component system response regulator CseB, with amino-acid sequence MAETHVLFVEDDDVIREATQLALERVGFQVTAVPDGLLGLEAFRADRPDIALLDVMVPGLDGVSLCRRIRDESTVPVIMLSARADSIDVVLGLEAGADDYVTKPFDGAVLVARIRAVLRRFGHAGGASGEAAGDGREEGGALVFGDVEIDTEGMEVRRGGAPVALTPTEMRLLLEFSTAPGTVLSRDKLLERVWEYGWGGDTRVVDVHVQRLRTKIGQDRIETVRGFGYKLRA; translated from the coding sequence ATGGCCGAGACCCATGTCCTGTTCGTCGAGGACGACGACGTGATCCGCGAGGCCACCCAGCTCGCCTTGGAACGGGTCGGCTTCCAGGTCACCGCGGTGCCCGACGGGCTGCTGGGCCTGGAGGCGTTCCGGGCGGACCGGCCCGACATCGCCCTGCTCGACGTGATGGTGCCGGGGCTCGACGGGGTCAGCCTGTGTCGCAGGATCCGCGACGAGTCGACCGTTCCGGTGATCATGCTGTCGGCCCGTGCCGACTCGATCGACGTGGTGCTCGGCCTGGAGGCCGGTGCGGACGACTACGTGACCAAGCCCTTCGACGGCGCGGTGCTGGTCGCCCGGATCCGCGCGGTGCTGCGGCGGTTCGGCCACGCGGGCGGGGCCTCGGGCGAGGCGGCGGGCGACGGCCGGGAGGAGGGCGGCGCGCTGGTCTTCGGCGACGTCGAGATCGACACCGAGGGCATGGAGGTCCGCCGGGGCGGTGCGCCGGTCGCGCTGACGCCCACCGAGATGCGCCTGCTGCTGGAGTTCTCGACCGCGCCGGGCACCGTGCTCTCGCGCGACAAGCTGCTGGAACGCGTCTGGGAGTACGGCTGGGGCGGTGACACCCGTGTGGTCGACGTCCATGTGCAGCGGCTGCGCACCAAGATCGGCCAGGACCGGATCGAGACCGTCCGCGGCTTCGGCTACAAGCTCCGGGCATGA
- a CDS encoding phosphatase PAP2 family protein: MDSSMTRDLYRDITDFAHSTPSWFQHLAEVWTELGLLLFGVLYVVAWWRARTGSTRSIALAVLAPLATAVGYVVSESLKSVVDEERPCRTVTEAAVSLSACPPTGDWSFPSNHSAIAGAAALALALAWPRIGWLTVPTALLMAFSRVFVGVHYPHDVVAGLVLGALVAAGCVLALRRPAEALLGTMRTSRTGVVVWFAGPGRT, encoded by the coding sequence ATGGACAGCAGCATGACGCGCGATCTCTACCGGGACATCACCGACTTCGCCCACTCCACGCCCTCGTGGTTCCAGCACCTCGCGGAAGTCTGGACGGAGCTGGGGCTGTTGCTCTTCGGCGTCCTGTACGTGGTGGCCTGGTGGCGCGCACGGACCGGGTCCACCCGGTCCATAGCCCTCGCGGTGCTCGCCCCCCTCGCCACCGCCGTCGGCTACGTCGTCAGCGAGTCGCTCAAGTCGGTCGTGGACGAGGAGCGCCCCTGCCGCACCGTCACCGAGGCGGCCGTGTCGCTGTCGGCCTGCCCCCCGACCGGCGACTGGTCCTTCCCGAGCAACCACTCCGCCATCGCCGGCGCCGCGGCCCTCGCCCTGGCCCTCGCATGGCCCCGGATCGGGTGGCTGACCGTCCCGACGGCCCTGCTGATGGCCTTCTCCCGGGTCTTCGTCGGCGTCCACTACCCCCATGACGTGGTGGCCGGACTGGTGCTCGGCGCGCTCGTGGCCGCCGGGTGCGTCCTCGCGCTCCGCCGCCCCGCCGAGGCGCTGCTGGGGACGATGCGCACCAGCCGTACGGGCGTCGTCGTCTGGTTCGCGGGGCCCGGCCGGACCTGA
- the cseC gene encoding two-component system sensor histidine kinase CseC produces MRRPSLRTGVRWKISVAIAAVGALIAMALSLVVHNAARVSMLDNARDVQMDRLLLAQRWYETSKNRDPRFNSKVNDPALPAELQRLVRDNRRGSFVEDRDGTPEIWAAVPLANGDVLSLHTEFTGRSATVMKDLDRALIIGSVAVVFGGSALGVLIGGQLSRRLRKAAAAARNVARGNTEVRVRDAVGGVVRDETDDLARAVDALTDALQARIEAERRVTADIAHELRTPVTGLLTAAELLPPGRPSELVRDRAQAMRTLVEDVLEVARLDSASERAELQEVPLGEFVERRVRSLLPDAVVRIVHESWVSTDPRRLERILGNLLTNAVKYGRGPVEVTVEGRVVRVRDHGPGFPEDLLREGPSRFRTGASDRAGTGHGLGLTIAAGQARVLGARLTFRNAAPGGTTPAGASGGAVAVLWLPEHAPTATGSFPVLRLDD; encoded by the coding sequence GTGAGACGACCCTCGCTGCGGACCGGTGTCCGCTGGAAGATCAGCGTCGCGATCGCCGCCGTCGGCGCGCTCATCGCCATGGCGCTCAGCCTGGTCGTGCACAACGCGGCCAGGGTCTCCATGCTCGACAACGCGCGCGACGTGCAGATGGACCGCCTGCTGCTCGCCCAGCGCTGGTACGAGACCTCCAAGAACCGTGATCCGCGCTTCAACAGCAAGGTCAACGACCCCGCGCTGCCGGCCGAACTCCAGCGCCTCGTGCGCGACAACCGGCGCGGCAGCTTCGTCGAGGACCGCGACGGCACGCCCGAGATCTGGGCCGCGGTGCCGCTGGCGAACGGGGACGTGCTCTCCCTGCACACCGAGTTCACCGGCCGCAGCGCCACCGTGATGAAGGACCTCGACCGGGCGCTGATCATCGGCTCGGTGGCGGTCGTCTTCGGCGGCTCGGCGCTCGGTGTGCTGATCGGCGGCCAGCTCTCGCGGCGGCTGCGCAAGGCGGCGGCCGCCGCCCGCAACGTCGCCCGCGGCAACACCGAGGTCCGCGTCCGGGACGCCGTCGGCGGCGTGGTGCGCGACGAGACCGACGACCTGGCCCGTGCGGTGGACGCCCTGACCGACGCCCTCCAGGCCCGGATCGAGGCGGAGCGGCGGGTCACCGCGGACATCGCCCACGAGCTGCGCACCCCGGTGACCGGGCTGCTGACCGCGGCCGAGCTGCTGCCGCCCGGCCGCCCCAGCGAGCTGGTGCGGGACCGGGCTCAGGCCATGCGCACGCTCGTCGAGGACGTGCTGGAGGTCGCACGGCTGGACAGCGCGTCGGAACGGGCCGAGCTGCAGGAGGTCCCGCTCGGGGAGTTCGTGGAGCGGCGGGTGCGTTCGCTGCTGCCGGACGCGGTGGTCCGGATCGTGCACGAGTCCTGGGTCAGCACCGATCCGCGCCGTCTGGAGCGCATTCTCGGCAATCTGCTGACCAACGCCGTGAAGTACGGCCGGGGTCCGGTGGAGGTCACCGTCGAGGGGCGGGTCGTACGGGTCCGGGACCACGGCCCCGGCTTCCCGGAGGACCTGCTGCGGGAGGGGCCGAGCCGGTTCCGCACCGGGGCGAGCGACCGGGCGGGGACCGGTCACGGGCTCGGACTGACGATCGCCGCGGGCCAGGCGCGGGTCCTCGGGGCGCGGCTGACGTTCCGCAACGCGGCGCCGGGCGGCACGACGCCGGCCGGGGCCTCGGGCGGGGCGGTCGCGGTGCTGTGGCTGCCCGAGCACGCGCCCACCGCGACCGGCAGCTTCCCGGTCCTCCGGCTGGACGACTGA
- the dacB gene encoding D-alanyl-D-alanine carboxypeptidase/D-alanyl-D-alanine endopeptidase gives MSRPVNSESRLTALRRRGWIPALAAALACTLTWSSPAGAGPSGTGLKGAVDTILTDSRLDGGAVSVVVADAATGERLYRRDAGDRLMPASNTKLATSVAAMALLGTGHRWTTDVLTDGRRHGSTLVGDLHLRGSGDPTTLAADYDRLAAGVAATGIRRITGRLVADDTAFDAVRLGRSWAADDESAYYSAPISALTLAPDTDYDSGTVVVEVTPGARAGDRPTVRLTPPNTHVRLDVGATTLAEDAPSGLVVERRHGTETITVGGGIPAGAATAKEWIAVQDPTAYATSVFADALRAHGVRVPAGPAPVRAAPPGARVLAAHRSMPLSELMHPFMKLSNNMHAEALTKTVGRAVSGAGTWDAGLAAIRAELGRRGVPVESLRQADGSGLSRMNLFSAEALTTLLLSVREEPWYADWYDALPVACAPDRAVGGTLRSRMCSTPAALNARAKTGSLTGASALSGYVTDAAGRELVYSVVLNNYLASSVKSVEDAVVVTLASSDTAGGTIRQAAVPRARTAEPGALLECSWHRPSRC, from the coding sequence ATGAGCAGACCCGTGAACTCCGAGTCCCGCCTCACCGCGCTGCGCCGACGAGGCTGGATCCCGGCCCTCGCCGCGGCCCTCGCCTGCACCCTCACCTGGAGCTCCCCGGCGGGCGCCGGGCCCTCCGGCACCGGCCTCAAGGGCGCCGTCGACACCATCCTCACGGACTCCCGCCTCGACGGCGGAGCCGTGAGCGTCGTCGTCGCCGACGCCGCGACCGGGGAGCGCCTCTACCGGCGCGACGCCGGCGACCGGCTCATGCCCGCCTCCAACACCAAGCTCGCCACCTCCGTCGCCGCCATGGCACTGCTGGGCACCGGCCACCGCTGGACCACCGACGTCCTGACCGACGGGCGGCGCCACGGGTCCACCCTGGTCGGCGACCTGCATCTGCGGGGCTCCGGGGACCCCACGACGCTCGCGGCGGACTACGACCGGCTCGCCGCCGGCGTGGCCGCCACCGGCATCCGGCGGATCACCGGCCGCCTGGTCGCCGACGACACCGCCTTCGACGCCGTCCGGCTCGGCCGCTCGTGGGCCGCCGACGACGAGTCCGCGTACTACTCGGCGCCGATCTCCGCGCTCACCCTGGCCCCCGACACCGACTACGACTCCGGCACGGTGGTGGTGGAGGTGACCCCGGGCGCCCGCGCCGGGGACCGCCCCACCGTGCGGCTGACCCCGCCGAACACCCACGTCCGCCTCGACGTCGGCGCGACCACCCTGGCGGAGGACGCGCCCTCCGGCCTCGTCGTCGAACGCCGCCACGGCACCGAGACGATCACGGTCGGCGGCGGCATCCCCGCCGGAGCAGCCACCGCCAAGGAGTGGATCGCCGTCCAGGACCCGACCGCCTACGCCACCTCGGTGTTCGCGGACGCGCTGCGGGCCCACGGCGTCCGGGTGCCGGCCGGGCCCGCCCCCGTACGGGCCGCACCGCCCGGCGCCCGGGTGCTGGCCGCGCACCGGTCCATGCCGCTCTCCGAGCTGATGCACCCGTTCATGAAGCTGTCGAACAACATGCACGCCGAGGCCCTGACCAAGACCGTCGGCAGGGCCGTGTCGGGAGCGGGGACCTGGGACGCCGGCCTGGCCGCGATCCGGGCCGAGCTGGGCCGGCGGGGCGTCCCCGTGGAGAGCCTGCGCCAGGCGGACGGCTCGGGGCTCTCCCGGATGAACCTCTTCAGCGCCGAGGCCCTGACCACCCTGCTGCTCTCGGTGCGCGAGGAGCCCTGGTACGCCGACTGGTACGACGCCCTCCCCGTGGCCTGCGCCCCGGACCGGGCCGTCGGCGGCACGCTGCGCTCCCGGATGTGCTCGACACCCGCGGCGCTCAACGCCCGGGCCAAGACCGGCTCGCTCACCGGGGCGTCGGCGCTGTCGGGCTACGTGACGGACGCGGCCGGGCGGGAGCTCGTCTACAGCGTGGTCCTCAACAACTACCTGGCCTCCTCGGTGAAGAGCGTCGAGGACGCCGTCGTCGTCACCCTGGCCTCCTCCGACACGGCGGGCGGAACGATCCGGCAGGCCGCCGTCCCCCGTGCCCGCACGGCGGAGCCGGGCGCCCTTCTCGAGTGCTCCTGGCACCGGCCGAGCCGCTGCTGA
- a CDS encoding M23 family metallopeptidase, producing MSKRAMIHRLRPSVLRTRGAVVAAGMGAVMVVGAGAGVAAADAGKAVKPAAVDAASAVAAQADAQAAAAKKSVAAKASAKKKAAKKNPSWVKPVSKYTLTASFAQGGAMWSAKHSGQDFAVPVGTPVKAVHGGTVVKAGPNGGGDGPAYGNAIVIKHANGKYSQYAHLSKINVSIGSKVKTGQLIAKSGNTGNSSGPHLHFEIRTSPNYGSALNPANYLRAVGVSI from the coding sequence ATGTCGAAGCGCGCCATGATCCACCGTCTCCGTCCGTCCGTCCTGCGCACCCGTGGGGCCGTCGTGGCCGCCGGAATGGGCGCCGTGATGGTCGTCGGAGCCGGTGCGGGTGTCGCCGCCGCTGACGCGGGCAAGGCGGTCAAGCCGGCCGCCGTGGACGCGGCCTCCGCCGTGGCCGCCCAGGCCGACGCCCAGGCCGCCGCGGCCAAGAAGTCCGTCGCCGCGAAGGCGTCCGCGAAGAAGAAGGCCGCCAAGAAGAACCCGTCGTGGGTCAAGCCGGTCAGCAAGTACACCCTGACCGCGAGCTTCGCCCAGGGCGGCGCCATGTGGTCCGCCAAGCACTCCGGCCAGGACTTCGCCGTGCCGGTCGGCACCCCCGTGAAGGCGGTCCACGGCGGCACCGTCGTCAAGGCCGGCCCGAACGGCGGCGGCGACGGCCCCGCGTACGGCAACGCCATCGTGATCAAGCACGCGAACGGCAAGTACTCGCAGTACGCGCACCTGTCGAAGATCAACGTCTCCATCGGCTCGAAGGTCAAGACCGGCCAGCTCATAGCCAAGTCCGGCAACACCGGCAACTCGTCCGGTCCCCACCTGCACTTCGAGATCCGCACCAGCCCGAACTACGGCTCGGCGCTCAACCCGGCCAACTACCTGCGTGCCGTCGGCGTCAGCATCTGA
- a CDS encoding SigE family RNA polymerase sigma factor → MAAHGEVLEFEEYVRTRQEALLRSARRLVPDPVEAQDLLQTALVRTYGRWDGIADKSLADAYLRRVMINTRTEWWRARRLEEVPTEQLPEAAVEDGTEQHADRALLIEALKVLAPKQRSVVVLRHWEQMSTEETAAALGMSAGTVKSTLHRALAKLRRELRSRDLDGRAPERAGTRRAHHGERERERCAA, encoded by the coding sequence ATGGCGGCGCACGGCGAGGTGCTCGAATTCGAGGAGTACGTACGGACGCGGCAGGAGGCCCTGCTGCGCAGTGCGCGCCGGCTCGTCCCCGACCCCGTAGAGGCGCAGGACCTGCTCCAGACCGCGCTGGTGCGCACCTACGGCCGCTGGGACGGCATCGCCGACAAGTCGCTCGCGGACGCCTACCTGCGCCGCGTGATGATCAACACGCGGACCGAGTGGTGGCGCGCCCGCCGGCTGGAGGAGGTGCCGACCGAGCAGCTGCCCGAGGCCGCCGTGGAGGACGGCACGGAGCAGCACGCCGACCGCGCCCTGCTGATCGAGGCCCTGAAGGTGCTGGCGCCCAAGCAGCGCAGCGTGGTGGTGCTGCGTCACTGGGAGCAGATGAGCACCGAGGAGACGGCTGCCGCGCTGGGGATGTCGGCGGGTACGGTGAAGAGCACGCTGCACCGGGCACTCGCGAAGCTCCGCCGGGAGCTCCGCTCACGGGATCTGGACGGCCGCGCTCCGGAGCGCGCCGGGACGCGGCGTGCCCACCACGGCGAACGGGAGCGGGAGCGGTGCGCGGCCTGA